Proteins encoded in a region of the Shewanella polaris genome:
- a CDS encoding alpha/beta fold hydrolase, whose amino-acid sequence MSTLLPCKIIDNQPLHYVDKGDGPALIFCHGLLANSQIWQVQIAALSAHYRCIAIDFWGHGQSQTIPKACENLQDVAQQILSLMDMLEIKNSVLIGHGSGGAIATEMVLLAPARIHGLVMLNSFVGFEPQVNCIKYQGYMAQIANQQAISTELATTLSEMFFTKNAGKLSHQDSTLAIEMSLFTEQLTQVNPAQIAPLLKFANMAIFKRDTLESVEALTLPTLIAVGLQGHLRTALESYLMHDCIDGSQLLHIEHAGHLANIEKSDFFNQHLVDFLSKVNFN is encoded by the coding sequence ATGTCAACGTTATTACCCTGCAAGATCATCGATAACCAACCACTGCATTATGTCGATAAAGGTGACGGCCCAGCACTGATTTTTTGCCATGGCTTATTAGCTAACAGTCAAATTTGGCAGGTTCAAATTGCCGCGTTATCGGCGCATTATCGCTGTATTGCAATTGATTTTTGGGGCCATGGTCAAAGCCAAACGATCCCTAAAGCCTGTGAAAACTTACAAGATGTTGCTCAGCAAATATTAAGCTTGATGGACATGCTCGAAATAAAAAATTCCGTGTTAATCGGCCACGGAAGTGGCGGCGCGATAGCGACAGAAATGGTATTACTGGCGCCTGCTCGGATCCATGGTTTAGTCATGCTCAATAGCTTTGTTGGCTTTGAACCACAAGTTAACTGTATTAAATATCAAGGCTATATGGCACAAATAGCCAACCAACAAGCCATTTCAACTGAATTAGCAACGACACTTAGTGAAATGTTTTTCACTAAAAACGCTGGTAAATTAAGTCACCAAGATTCGACTTTAGCCATTGAGATGTCGCTGTTTACCGAGCAACTTACTCAGGTAAATCCAGCACAAATTGCGCCGTTACTCAAGTTTGCCAATATGGCTATTTTTAAACGCGACACCCTAGAGTCGGTCGAAGCATTAACCTTACCGACATTGATAGCGGTCGGTTTACAGGGTCATTTGCGAACGGCACTGGAAAGTTATCTAATGCACGATTGCATTGATGGCAGCCAGTTATTGCACATTGAACACGCTGGCCACTTAGCTAATATCGAAAAATCTGATTTTTTTAACCAGCATCTTGTTGATTTTCTGAGCAAAGTGAATTTTAATTAA